A single Heliomicrobium undosum DNA region contains:
- a CDS encoding C-GCAxxG-C-C family protein produces the protein MEKAEKAAAIFLGGYNCAQAVIAAFAEECGVDEETAKGMAAAFGGGIARTGETCGAVTGAMMAIGLLYGQKSGDDSENKEKTYERVHAFLERFQERNGLLRCKELLGCDVSTPEGRQQAKEADYHNTRCPKFVRDSAEIFESLLQEWRLQDR, from the coding sequence ATGGAAAAAGCAGAAAAAGCAGCAGCGATTTTTCTTGGAGGATACAACTGCGCCCAGGCTGTGATCGCCGCCTTTGCTGAGGAGTGCGGTGTCGATGAGGAAACTGCGAAAGGGATGGCTGCGGCTTTTGGCGGGGGCATCGCTCGGACGGGAGAGACCTGTGGCGCAGTCACTGGCGCGATGATGGCCATCGGCCTTCTCTACGGACAAAAGAGCGGCGACGACAGCGAGAACAAGGAAAAGACCTATGAGCGGGTCCATGCGTTCTTGGAGCGCTTTCAAGAGCGGAACGGTCTTCTCCGGTGCAAAGAACTGCTGGGCTGCGATGTGAGCACGCCGGAAGGACGGCAGCAGGCGAAGGAGGCTGATTACCACAACACGCGCTGTCCCAAGTTTGTGCGTGATTCAGCGGAGATCTTCGAATCGCTCCTCCAGGAATGGCGGTTGCAAGACCGATAG
- a CDS encoding metallophosphoesterase family protein, whose translation MESDRVESKGRESKRIGVISDTHGLIRPELFQALAGVDLIIHAGDIGSAETLRELGRIAPVIAVRGNCDRGELQEKLPERETVQIGNIRLYVLHSINELDIDPVAQGYGAVIYGHSHCPDETWKGGVLYLNPGSAGPRRFHLPVTAARLEVCGQSILANHIRFFD comes from the coding sequence AGGGAATCGAAGCGCATCGGCGTCATTTCCGATACCCACGGACTCATCCGGCCGGAGTTGTTTCAGGCCTTAGCGGGTGTAGACCTGATCATCCATGCCGGTGACATCGGCAGCGCAGAAACGCTCCGGGAATTGGGCCGCATTGCGCCGGTCATCGCCGTGCGAGGAAACTGCGACCGGGGAGAACTGCAGGAGAAATTGCCGGAAAGGGAGACCGTGCAGATCGGCAATATCCGATTGTATGTCCTCCATAGCATCAACGAACTCGATATCGATCCGGTTGCGCAGGGGTATGGGGCCGTGATTTACGGTCATTCTCATTGTCCTGACGAGACATGGAAAGGGGGTGTCCTCTACCTGAATCCGGGGAGCGCAGGACCCCGCCGTTTCCACCTGCCCGTGACGGCAGCGCGCTTGGAGGTCTGTGGGCAGTCCATATTGGCGAATCATATCCGGTTTTTTGATTGA